One region of Eupeodes corollae chromosome 1, idEupCoro1.1, whole genome shotgun sequence genomic DNA includes:
- the LOC129938480 gene encoding arrestin domain-containing protein 3-like gives MGIRFEVIYDNNPLGIYYAGQIVRGRAIIHLKENIAVKGVKLRMRGYAKVRWDDNAVSTDPKNKAVVGEYYRSDEERFFENTTECIHTKDDVTDLAAGTHTYTFECHLPPLCPSTFEGTYGRIRYDTKIIIERSLMFNKSHSMEFNVLQMLDLNSLPILRIPAKMEVMKYFCCGPCISKPLIISLGLPQTGYVSGEFIHFIIKVVNSSSTMVRQVRFVLNLIALYSEIRRKETWSEKIPIAKKDFGPFEADDFEIKDTMRVPPTPPTSEEHCKVIKISYEIEVTASYNGAHKSSVISIPITIGNVPFIANLNGVSEDTLIGLLNNRIATGRHFNLNFEMPSPSYKKALYVKTLKPTIKKEPLFIPRYPFYNY, from the exons atgggaaTACGATTTGAAGTTATTTATGATAATAACCCTTTGGGAATATATTATGCTGGTCAAATAGTAAGAGGTCGAGCTATAATTCATCTTAAAGAAAACATTGCGGTAaaag gaGTAAAATTACGAATGCGTGGCTATGCAAAAGTAAGATGGGACGATAACGCTGTATCTACGGATCCAAAAAACAAAGCAGTTGTTGGAGAATATTATCGAAGTGATGAAGAGCGATTCTTTGAAAACACAACAGAATGCATTCATACCAAAG ATGACGTAACTGATTTGGCAGCTGGAACGCACACATATACATTTGAATGTCATTTGCCACCCTTGTGCCCTTCGACGTTTGAAGGCACATACGGCCGAATTCGTTACGACACGAAAATTATCATAGAACGATCCTTAATGTTTAACAAATCACACTCAATGGAATTCAATGTTCTTCAAATGTTAGATCTTAACAGTCTTCCTATCTTACGG ATACCAGCTAAAATGGAAGTCATGAAATACTTTTGTTGCGGTCCCTGCATATCAAAGCCACTAATCATAAGTCTTGGCCTACCCCAAACTGGATATGTTTCAGGggaatttattcattttatcaTAAAAGTTGTAAATAGCAGCAGTACTATGGTCAGGCAAGTACGATTTGTGTTGAATCTAATCGCTTTATATTCGGAAATAAGACGCAAAGAAACATGGAGTGAAAAAATTCCCATAGCCAAGAAGGATTTTGGTCCCTTCGAagcagatgattttgaaataaaagatacaaTGCGAGTTCCACCGACACCACCAACAAGTGAAGAACAttgtaaagttataaaaatcagCTACGAAATCGAAGTAACCGCTAGCTATAATGGCGCACACAAGTCATCGGTGATTTCAATACCAATCACAATTGGAAATGTTCCCTTTATTGCTAATTTGAATGGGGTATCTGAAGACACGTTAATTGGATTATTAAATAATCGAATAGCAACTGGACGTCATTTTAATCTGAATTTTGAAATgc CTTCACCTTCGTATAAAAAGGCCTTGTATGTTAAGACACTTAAGCCAACAATTAAAAAGGAACCACTTTTTATACCGAGATATCCTTTCTATAATTATTAA